The Paroedura picta isolate Pp20150507F chromosome 2, Ppicta_v3.0, whole genome shotgun sequence sequence acctgatcgcaaTCGTTCCTGgtgagccagaggaggctcctgagcaaacgccccttgcctccggtaagtgattttctttttattttatatttccttttgagcaaatgtgtgttctgacgtttgggcatcgttttctcgtgtgttcgttgcaacgcataagatggtaggctgtggagtgcttgctgtggttactatttgaaacggttttaattttataatttaattttaatttttaaaagattttaaaagatggtaggctgtggagtgcttgctgtggttactatttgaaacggttttaattttataatttaattttaatttttaaaagatttaataagatggttggctgtggagtgcttgatgtggttagtatttgaaacggtaatgtttaaccaacagccccaaaatatttgctgcatgcctcgcccataggccttctgcagtactttggctcactactttgggagcttgctttgtggttcatggtgtatgcttgctcatttttcactattttctgctcttgtccacagagacacagttgccagggacggggcccctagagtctccagcagcacctgacgtggatagtgattcgggggcatcaactaacattggtaagtattagtaaaaatagggcggggggctgttttaactgctttgtgcttttctgtttgtgcagggcagcagcactgctaagagaaagaagagagtccctctgcgttgctggtgtaggctttgaagctggctttgccaccctttggtcctagatctgtttttttcctttttttgcagatttcatacccggaacacaggaggaggaacagcctggggtgcttggacctcctgcccggcgcaggcggatacagattcaagatggtgagcgtgcatgacctgttcctttcgagccatagctgcaggacaatgtcgctaggcactaaccatgtgctcccttttaattgttgagagtcctgctgtgaaagtaggcaaaagtaaaagcacaccatgggcaaacaaacaatagccatgtgctcgccggggattgtttaaattcttggcaggaaaacacggggacaaaaaagaacaccatgtccaccatggtgtgttttgactttattgatgttactaacagttttgtttctcattttttgccaacagaggttctttcagatgaggaggaggaaccacccctggctccaggcagcccaccacctagaggtgcgctcccagcagaggagaggcttacgagggaacgcggcaggctgaggcgcgtctccgtcttgacaagcgtgggagagaggctccttgagcactgctatgaggagtcacggcgtgccgcggccgctgaccaagccatgctcacactcattgcccaggaggggagaaaattgagggcagtccttagagagacaaaccaaatcctacgcgaaggcgtggaggaggtgcgactgataaggagactcatggagagggctgtagtggtcatggaaagggcctaccctccacaaatcgccccccccccaccaccacccacaccaacaccaccacttccagcacccaccccaccgactccctctcagaatgcctccacccaaacaagaaggaggactattctcggaaagagaaaaataaaaccagcagacaagtactccccctcctagttttgcccactttttctatttcatgttatctgtgttttgttgtttgttgaataaagtttatatttttgactctgtctctgtgtaccctactgtagaatctgcaaggccgaaagcggcctctctagtgattgtctatattgtggtactgctgtgtgggttggaggttggaggggtgttagttcaaggagttttaggagtgtggtgtggggttaaatatgtgcgagtttaagaagtcacactggaatcttgttataaaatttgcaataacattttattttaaaaaacattttaacaggggaaaaacattagggaatgaaacttggagccccaccagcaccaccaccccccacccccctggaaaacctattttttttaacaaaagtatacatttaacagggggaaaaacattagggaatgaaacttggagcccccccccccaacccctaccccaaaacacaaacaggaaacaaaactcaggtcccactgctcccctgcccagccccttccatctccctcactctcctgctcaaccttcccacggacccccggactttgcggcggaagaggtcctcatcctccttcttcttaactgtgtggggagggagaaaaagtacacattagtgccacacatattttcaaatttctttagtttacatgcatacacttttaagtggccttagccacagtgtgagaagagttgggcagtggggaacataacctacgttcttccgcctccctctgttgcctttgctgctcaatctcccctttcagctctgccacttgagcctccagggaagtaactctggcctccatggcacgcagccttgcctccacagtttcagctatagaaatcaaacaaagaatttgatcacactccaaaaggaagcatcacatcaggctcccatatggctccatgggggtacacacacatgggtctccctcacagacataaaactctcacctgcagcctgtcccgaggtggaaggtccctcttcctccccctcctcacgctcaggtgctgttgccagcttggatggtgattgtgtggctgggcaaagaaaaagacaaatcataattaaaagcacacaaaacagagatgaaacacagctggtggacacaccacagttagagtctaagcgcataaccaaagtggttctacagtactggctggctaagtctgagggggttgacagcatctaaataccttcttgaatttcattggggacagcaggggaaagaggcagctagtcattccatgcatgtttaagggcaaaacacaacgagggcagcactcacccatatgcctcctcatgtccagggggggcttcccagccttctcccatattttaaccatctggtcgtggaagaccgttctcccacttggctgcgggatccccccccactgttccagactgtttaggaagtccagcttaagtcgcttgaattttgtccggacctgctcccaggtccggacgtagcccctctccctcagctttgaagccaacaccaggtaagcacccttggtgtggcagtgggtgctggccataaggcggccaacactcttcgattggagcacaagctccagaagtgcctcagcctcggcgcgctgccagaaggagcccttccgtggcttcggcatcttcggaatgacggttagggaacgaacgtacgttgctccgatcgaccaccccgttttttaaatgtatcaaagctgcccaccaataaaattattcattggaacataagtggattgatcctctggtttgacaggggtcgccaatacttcctggctacccgcctccccgaactttccccattcagcgcttccgtattgtgtttgtcaatttcagtggggagttagcatttagggctgtcacagtgcttttggaccagagaatccccgtttttttgctggcaaagtacaccaaccgcacaagacaaggttaaacaaagaacacaaaactttattcaacaacagagtaggaaaaacaattaaacacgcctcctgtttctgtagatgtgggtggctatggcgtcccgaaccttgcacccctcagcatatatcctttttctccttgcttcagggatgtcctgtgtatcctgaaggactacaggttcaggttcgtcctcagggaaggggatgttatgtcccttgtcctcgcatatgttgtgcaaaatcacacatgcgattatcagcggagtcacattgtcaatatgtacatggagtcgtgacattaaacaacggaaccgtgacttcaaacgtccaaaggcacgctccactacattccttgcccgggagtgactgaggttgtagtggctctgcacgtccgtccttggccgcttgtagggagtcatgagccagcgtcgtaatgggtaggctccgtccccgaggaccaacgccggcacacgcacgccctcaatggtggcggtggggtttcctggaacaaagaccccttcgtccatggctttcctgaggttggattccctgaaaacaagggcatcatgcctcctgccactccaccccacctcggcatcgataaaccggccggagaagtccactgttccttgcaggagaacagagcaaaagtccttcctgttcccgtactcttttatgcttcccccgggggcacggatagggatgtggcttccatcgacggccgcaaaacaatgcgggaatccaagcctggcaaacccgtccatactctggaataagggaaagaaaagaatataagccattgcatgtcagcgtggggtgtatcgcgtcttcgttgctgacctgtcaagcaagaaaaaaaatttaaagggcaaaggggatagaatgacactcaccgctcccagccggtctccgaggcacacgactttgctgaacaattccgcctccatggcgaggcagaactccttaaggatatcgccaaccgtagtgactccgagcccgaattgctgggctactgtccggaagtactgaggggtggccaagtaccacaatgcggcagccacccttttttcaactggaacggggcgccgcatgccagtgacttgcctctccatgcggccacgtagagcctccacgagttcaaaaaatgtccccctcgacatcctgaagttggcaatccagtggtcatcatcccagcgagtccacacaaaattctcccaccagtcagaggatcgttcgtccacccagaactgtctggggaaccggacctctgccagagcttgccagcgtttcttggctgccatggttacccttacagaacgtcttctgctgctggtcagcgttccggtcacccgttctcggtactccgcgatagcagacgtccgacgcgacaaggcggtattcatgcgctggaccaccgcgagcatgtaagccagcaattgaaaaataagcctctccattgcaacgttgacctgtgctgcgggcagtaggctacgcaaacaaaagagtgaggccgaccgcgtgtctgcccaggtgcatataagcaggtaacctgtgggcgtgtactgtgggcggggattaaccaatcaaacatgtcaatgcatctggttcctagaaaacaatagaaaacacgttccaagggcgccaatgattggacgataacgcgttgctacggggtttcctgggtttttttaaaaaaaagggaaccccgacaagttcggctttagggtcgaggtcaaaggtgtgcctgcagtttgattgacgggcacgggaggccagaagcgctaaaaagggacctcctttgtagcgataagacggagaaccggaagcctgtgggttacgaaagtggcgagaagtgaaagtgccaaattccgcaaaaaccgcagctgtgcgttacgggcacggctagttacatttcgctacttgaagtagcgctttcacaaacggcaaccaaatagcaactttgagctctgtgcgaaatggccctaagtatttgaaaggttgtcacttggaggagggcaggatgctgtttctgctggctgcagaggagaggacacacagtaatgggtttaaacttcaagtacaacgatataggctagatatcaggaaataatttttcatagtcagagtagttcagcagtggaataggctgcctaaggaggtggtgagctccccctcactggcagtcttcaagcaaaggttggatacacacttttcttggatgctttaggatgctttgggctgatcctgcgttgagcagggggtcggactagatggcctgtatgctcccttccaactctatgattctatgattctatgatcacaggAGTTGTTTAGTGGTTGGCATCATGAAAATAAGCAAAATATTTCTAATCATACTATACAGTCACGAGGGCTAGCCTGAAAAGCAATCCTGAAAAAAGACAAGGGGTCCATCTGGCAGCAGCCAGAACGGTGCCATCGTTATAGTACCTGAGGAGGACCAGGGAGCCCCATGTTCAAATCCCTATTTTATCACAGAAGCTagagccagtcacatgctctcaagCTTTTCTTCCCTCTGTAGTGGTTGTTGGGAtgcaatggaagagaggagaatgatatatgtcactttgggtttccattggggagaaaagcaggatacacaTTAAATGCAAACAGTTAACAATATCTATTTTTCTGGCAAAGCCATCACTGATTCCTACTTTATGAAAAGGGGCCAGGGAAGAACTATTTAACTTGCATCCTAAAAAATATAATGGCAAGCTTGTGCATGGAAAAACAGAAGGCACTGATTGGGATGGTTCTAATTCTTTTGTTAAGTTCATGTACTGGCATGATTTCAAATACTCTATTGACTACATGCTCTGGGAAGATTATTCTTTCCTCGAGTCACTGTACAAAACAAGGCATCTATTTCTTTAGAAAAAACCCCATATGCCACCCTTTATCTAAGGAGCACAGGGCAGCCTATGTGGTTTTCTCCCTTATTCCGTTTTATCttcacagtaaccctgtgaggttggctagGTTGAAAGAGTAACTTACACAGTGAGCTTCAGACAGaaaggagatttgaacccagctctcccagtTTCTAGGCCAGCACTGTAACCCACTAGGACATACTGACACTCTACTGATCAGTTCATAACCAAGTCAAGATACGCCTCTATACAGAAATTAAATAGTCCTTCATGAACCAGACTGAATGAGAAAGAAGTGTTTTAGAAATGTAGCCTGTacaagaccgtttacacactgggaacttcgctggcccagctcccgtgcaggaacacaaatcgggggcagatgaggtacaccgggccaaatgctcccccgtgtgggtgcagaaagaggtggggcaacctgccacgactaaaactccagcctgcagcctggcatgaaacctccagtgtgtaaacggtccaaGAGAATGAGCAGAGCAAAAAGATATATTAAAAGATGATAAATCCTGTGGCCAGTTGTGATTGTCCAGGGAAAGTAATTTGATCAAACTTAATTAAACTGACACTGAAATGGATGCCGTGCACCCACAAGCATTGTCTGAACTAGGCAATGTTATAATCTTAGTTTAAGATGCTTGCCAATGCTGTAGCATATTCACAGCAAGAATAAATCTACATTAATTTTAATTACGGGGCATCATCttttagttaggagaattagggAATCAAAGTTGATTTTAAGGTCATACCATTGCCTTTTCTCTCATATGCATTTCACTAATACTCTTTCCCCaattagatttgaatccagtagcaccatagagaTCAATACAATTTCAGGGTgtaagattttgagagtcaaatatCACTTTCTCAGACATTAGTAGACATGAGTTCACCAAAGCTGTTTCACAATACAGAGCAGGTCACATATACCTCAAAGATTTTGCATGCACATGTTTGTCAAGTTGTCTGACAACTACTGCACCAGGGATGACAATGGAGAATCATCTATACCTCATGGCCCAGTTGAGGGACATCTCCTTCATCTGACACTGTTTTTGTACCCTTTTCTAGGTTCCACGTGAACACAAAATCTACATGACACTTTTGAATCAGTCCCCCAATTTCTGATTGGTTAAAGATGGACCTTACCATGGAATTCCTGAAATAAGGATAAACAAGGAGGCCATCATCAGTTTTCAGCTTTGTCATCATCATCAGCTTAAATAATTGGCCTGCTTTATAGATGGTGATATAGACCAGTTAATCCTCATAAATTTACATTAGTTGAAAAGggtatttttgttttcctttccagaAATAAGTTCTGTATTTCTGTTTCTTGATTCCTTCATTTGTCTGCCTTTGTCCTTACAATAAACTATAAAAACTTGGGCCTTAACACTGGGGGATACTCGTTGCTAAGCCTCCTCCATGACTCTACTGCTTATCTTAGGTCACAGGTAACGTTGAAGAAGGAGATACAATTGCCTTGTTGGAAACAAGGAACTTCCCCGGTTTTTTCTCCTTGGATATAGAAGTTATTTTCTCTGTAATATATTCCCATACTCTTTTAGTGGAGATCTAGTACTTGTGTATAGGGATTAGTATGAACCTGGGGCATGAACAAAAAAATGTCATGAAATTGCTCCAGTTCATGGTCCCTGAATGGAGGTCCAGAAGATGCACTTCTCTAGAACCTGTCATGGATTTTTATCCAGTTTGGTTCAGGGTTCAGCTGGCAACCATTTTAGGCTTACAGAAGATGAGCACAGATGCCCTACTGTCAGCCTAaagtggctgcaagccatttcagtgggCTGGCTCACTACCCTTGTTTTCAAAGGAAGAGAAGGGAACCATTATGCTGTAATGGCTACTGAGTGGcagctagggttgtgcacttaccTGTTGCCTCGGGCCACCTCAGCTTCGGCAGAAGCTGCCTCGGGCCACCTCAGAGATCTCCGAAGCCTCTTGACTCTTTATCAGTCTTGAGAAGGTCAGCCGCTGTGGTTTAGGAAAAGTTAGTATTCTGACAATTTGCAGTGGGAATGGACAGTTCAAGTATTGTCTGCAGAATCAACTGTGTAATGTGCCTTTCCTGTAACCCTGATGCATAAAGTTAGACAGGGCTGTCAGAAAGGTTCTGCATGATTTTGGATACAGATCATAAAGATGAACAAGCTCTTACATGGGCTAAGATGTCTGAGTACCAAATGAAAATGATTTGGGGGCATTACAACCATGCAGTTAGCTGGCATTAGAAGATTTTGTATCATCTCTTATATAATGCTTCAACTCTGGCTGTCTCTCAGGCTATGTTTAGATGCATATTTCAAAATGGTGACAGCAATGCTTTGGGTTTAGACGGCTATTCAGGACTGGGCACAAATGAATTCTAATGAAAGAGATCCTTGTTGTATTATTCCACCAACCTCTCTGGTTATGATTGATCCTGATCTGCATCAGTATGTAATTATTGGATGCTCTTCACTTAGCAACAGAGGAGCTGCTGCTATGTTAATTCACCCTGCAAGACTCTAGCACTGTTTGATGGATTGCATTGTCCAGTATTACCTGTTATATCATGAATTGTGGCTTTCCCCATGTCATCAAAACTGCTGGAATGTGCAAGAttttagtgtgcatgattcaaaaaaaCACATGCATGTCCTGCAGGAGGAATCAGAGGAGATAGGTATTTGGCATAGTTACATTAGAACTTCCTGAtgcttttcaaatactctcctccaatgtcctgattgagacttcctgctcctttgagtacaatTTCTCTCTACATGCCTCTACaagagactgaatgaagacaacagaaactctctctttctatacaaagtttgtttctgttCTTAAGAAAATCTCTTAAACTTTTGAGAAGCCTATGCTCTGATCCTCTTTTGCACATTTGAACTCGGTCAGCAAAAACTAGGTCAATGTTGGCAGGGATAGGGCTTACATTTTGGGATCCTCCAGATGTGCCCTGTAGCTTTCCTCAAACAGGTTGAGATGCAGACGAGATCACTAACAATAGTTATATTTTGTTTCCTGACATCTTCCTCCTTTCTCATTCTTtgtttaagtttttaaaatttctgggtcatgttgttgttagttgcaaagttgtgccCGAACTATCATGACCCCTTGTTGTCAGAACAAGAATTCTTCAATGTTATGAAATGTTGGATGTAGGTTATCGTGGCAAAAAAAAAGTGACACATGGATATAAAGTTTAGTATTTGAGAGAGTAGGACATGAAAGAGTACTAAAACGTGTGATGTGATTTCCAAATCTAATCTGGAATGTTTTTGGGTATCTCTAATATATTTTCAAGCAGGTCAATTCATTTGGCATGAAATCTCAAATGTAATATAAATAAGATGAAATATTGTGCTTAGTGATGGACAAATGGCTGAATTAGAACCACAGATTCTCAGAGCAGATAGAACCACATGCCCTTCGGAAAGTTGGTATTGGTGGatttactgcatttatatataagaaataaacacTAGTAACATAGATCCGAAAGGTAAAGGGAATTCCCATGGAGATTTTCTGGAGATCTCATCTAGGATTTCTTGTCCTTTCATTTTCTGCCAAGTAGTTGTCCAGAATTGGAGAGGGCAGATAAAGCAATGGGATCATAATGTTATTATTACTTGAGATACCCTGCTTCAGGCCGTGACAATTAACAGTCTCTGTAAGCTGCCTCACTTCTCTGCAAAGGTGAGAAAAGAAGAGGCACATTGCAAGAGTGTGCAAAAAATGTCTGTGTTTTCCCCATTATGAGTATGTTGGACTGAAAAATATCTGTATTCCTGATATccacaactgtgtgtgtgtgtgggggggggggtcagaatctTCCAGGTCCTTCCCTGTGGGGAATGGCTGGGGCagttgtttttaaaggttttcaGCTAGTGGAGGAATTTGGGTGCAAATATGTAAGGTATCAGGATTCAGACACAATAGTTTCATATATCAAAATAAAGAAGATACTGACAAAAACGAATACTTCATACATGGAAAAGAATGCTAGTCACCAAGTCATTTAGCTCAAAACTGGAAAGGGTTAACATTGTATTTAGTTGTTTCACTCTGTCAAAATATCAAGTGAAGCTTGCATGTGTCTAGGAAGTCAATACTGAGAGAAGTGGTGAACAAGCAGAATTCTCTTCCCCAAACCAATAACAGAAATGCTGTTGGTAGCAGATCAGCTTCCCAGCTCAAAGCTTAATATGCCAGGAATAGTACAACCTTCAAGTGAATATTTACCGGAAATAATAATGCTTACATGCTTCTGTTAAGTGTACTGAAGTGTCAAAAAGGATAACGAGAGGAATTTTTTAAGGCTTTCCGGTAAACGTTTCCCTCAGGAGCTTCCCCTCAGGCATTCCATGGAACACTGGTGCACTGGCCCAACAGCAGAACTGTATGGGCACCTAATGTCTTGAGACGACACAAGAGATGGCAATGAGGATTCTTTCTGGGGAAGGATAAAGCCAAAATGTTCTACATCGAGGTGTGCAGAAATAATTGAGGATGTGTGTTGGTTGCCATGGAAAGCAGCTAGAATGAATGGGGCAAAATAAGCATTTAAAATGTTGATTCATAATTAACAGGAAGGTTGACATTGCTTACAGTCATGTTGTATCTTTAGGAGAAAGAATTATTCTACAGACTCCTTAGTTATACGTTCAGTTTGGTACATTTAATAAAGACAGGTAAATGCTACTAGGTATCCATTAGTGTAATCACAAGGCAAGGTCATTGAGAGGTATCTTGGGGAGCAtaagcttgccccccccccaattctgtcaGTAGATAACATAGCATATGGAATATTACTATGGAATGTTGAAATATTAATATAACAAGTctgtagatagattcaggtggatagctgtgttggcctgaagcagcagaacaacatttgagtccagttgcacctggaccaagttttattctaggtataaacTTTTtaatgcatgcacacttcttcagatacaatgatgGCACAACACATACATTTGTTGATATTAAATTTATAGATAACCAGGAAGGCTGAttcactaaaccaggggtagtcaaacggcggccctccagatgtccatggactacaattcccaggagcccctgccagcattcgctggcaggggctcctgggaattgtagtccatggacatctggagggccgccgtttgactacccctgcactaaacagaTCAATGAGATACCTTTTAGACTCTATAAGCTACTGCCTTGTAGGTCAAaggtgaaaagaaaaataatttttgctTGTCCACTAATCTTAGGTAATATGAAATAATATACTGGGGATCCTTAATGTCTGCCTCTTGCTCCCGTCTGCCTGAACCTCTGATTCCAGGAAAAGGGTTTTCAaaactctgcagggcctgtaaaatggcactgttccaccaagcctacaGTTCAAGCCAGGATGATTTTAGATGACAAATACATCAGGTCTTCCCCCcttatttctctctttccctggccCAGTCTTTCTCCCTAttgcaggctccccccccccccgcttgtccGTCACCATCAAAATGACAAAATGATGGCAATCTGAATAAAATGGCAGAATGGCAGCATTTTAGaaatgatacattttaaataattgcATTGCATTTATTTTGTTATGCATTGATTCTAATGTTTAtaattgttgtgagccaccccgaGCCCACTTGTGGGGTGGGTATGGTtaagaaatctgaaaataaataaatatatgcaaaatAATTATAGTGGGCAATGGCTTTGAAATAGCAAGACAGTCTTCTTTCCCTGTATTTCATAAGGTTCTGTCACTTGAATCATGAAGGAAGGTCCAAACTGTTAACATAAACAATGCCACAGGGCAACCTTTGTACTTTTACATCACTTCCTTTAACCTTAGTTCACAATTTCCCTTGTAAGGGGAGAAAGCAGTAAGATCCAGTGCTTATTTTGTATTCATGTTATTGTACTGCTGTCTCGTAGGCTATTCTGGAAAGAGAAAGGATCTTTGCCAATTGGCCTTTTGAGGGGATATTTTGGGAAACACATTAATTCCTTAGTTCCTCTAATCAATGACCCAAGACTGTATAAATGCACGTACTCTGTATCTGCAAAGACCTTGCTGCTTAGTGATGCCAGTTTTATTATATACCCTGAATGTGCATGAAGAGGCTAGACTGTTCAAGCCGTTGAACTACTTTATAGAGCAaagaacctgtccatagagttttcttatgagacggaaggactccctggagaagagcctaatgctgggagcaactgagggcaaaagaagaagggaacaacagagaatgaggtggctggatggagtcactgaagcagtcggtgcaagcttaaatggactccagggaatggtagaggacaggaaggcctggagagccagtttggtgtagtggttaggagtgcggacttctaatctggcaagccgggttggattctgcactcccccacatgcaaccagctgggtgaccttgggctcgccacggcactgataaaactgctctgatcgggcagcaatatcagggctctctcagcctcacccaccccacagggtgtctgttgtgaggggaggaatgggaaggtgactgtaagccgctttgagcctccttcgggtagggaaaagcggcatataagaaccaactcttcttcttcttcttcttctttgttcatGGGATCATGATGGATCATACAGgactttacacctaacaacaacaacaatagagcaAAGAATAGTCCTAGAGTATGCAGAAGTTGGGCCCTCTCTGATTTGCACACTATGGATGTGCTTCCCT is a genomic window containing:
- the LOC143828946 gene encoding uncharacterized protein LOC143828946; the protein is MLSVRDIKANVSPNERKHKKVELKNTFDDFVLCPKIFAACLAHRPSAVLWLTTLGACFVVHGVCLLIFHYFLLLSTETQLPGTGPLESPAAPDVDSDSGASTNIDFIPGTQEEEQPGVLGPPARRRRIQIQDEVLSDEEEEPPLAPGSPPPRGALPAEERLTRERGRLRRVSVLTSVGERLLEHCYEESRRAAAADQAMLTLIAQEGRKLRAVLRETNQILREGVEEVRLIRRLMERAVVVMERAYPPQIAPPPPPPTPTPPLPAPTPPTPSQNASTQTRRRTILGKRKIKPADKYSPS
- the LOC143828807 gene encoding uncharacterized protein LOC143828807; its protein translation is MPKPRKGSFWQRAEAEALLELVLQSKSVGRLMASTHCHTKGAYLVLASKLRERGYVRTWEQVRTKFKRLKLDFLNSLEQWGGIPQPSGRTVFHDQMVKIWEKAGKPPLDMRRHMATQSPSKLATAPEREEGEEEGPSTSGQAAAETVEARLRAMEARVTSLEAQVAELKGEIEQQRQQREAEELKKKEDEDLFRRKVRGSVGRLSRRVREMEGAGQGSSGT